In Geoalkalibacter sp., the following are encoded in one genomic region:
- a CDS encoding cytochrome-c peroxidase, giving the protein MMRKLLSATLLVLLAVGLAWADEDLLRRAKAQFQPIPETPPVLEGNPATPDKVELGRMLYFDPRLSKSQLISCQTCHNVGLAGADLQEVSTGHGWQKGPRNSPTTFNAVFNVAQFWDGRAKDLAEQAKGPVQASVEMNNTPEQVLLTLNSMPAYVEAFKKAFPGEEQAVSFDNMAKAIEVFEATLITPNSPFDRYLKGDGDALSAAEKAGLKTYMDKGCASCHNGVNLGGLGYFPFGVVERPAGDVLPEGDLGRYQVTNTAADKYVFRAPPLRNVAITQPYFHSGKVWKLRDAVAIMGSAQLGIQLSEDETSAITTFLATLTGEQPQIMHPVLPPSTEQTPRPVLD; this is encoded by the coding sequence ATGATGCGAAAACTTTTGTCCGCCACCCTGCTGGTGCTGCTTGCCGTCGGTCTGGCCTGGGCCGACGAGGATCTGCTGCGGCGCGCCAAGGCCCAGTTCCAGCCCATTCCCGAAACCCCGCCGGTGCTCGAGGGCAATCCCGCCACCCCGGACAAGGTCGAGCTGGGGCGCATGCTCTACTTTGATCCGCGCCTCTCCAAATCGCAGCTGATCAGCTGCCAGACCTGCCACAACGTCGGCCTGGCCGGCGCCGATCTGCAGGAGGTGTCCACGGGCCACGGCTGGCAGAAAGGGCCGCGCAATTCGCCCACCACCTTCAATGCCGTGTTCAACGTCGCCCAGTTCTGGGACGGCCGCGCCAAGGATCTCGCCGAGCAGGCCAAGGGACCGGTGCAGGCCTCGGTGGAAATGAACAACACCCCCGAGCAGGTGCTGCTCACCCTCAACAGCATGCCCGCCTACGTCGAGGCGTTCAAGAAGGCGTTTCCCGGCGAGGAGCAGGCGGTGAGTTTCGACAACATGGCCAAGGCCATCGAGGTCTTCGAGGCGACCCTGATCACGCCCAACTCGCCCTTCGACCGCTACCTCAAAGGAGACGGCGACGCCCTGAGCGCCGCCGAGAAAGCCGGACTCAAAACCTATATGGACAAGGGTTGCGCCAGCTGTCACAATGGCGTGAATCTCGGTGGGCTGGGCTATTTCCCCTTCGGCGTGGTCGAGCGTCCGGCCGGCGATGTGCTGCCCGAGGGCGATCTGGGACGTTATCAGGTGACCAACACCGCCGCCGACAAGTATGTGTTTCGCGCTCCGCCCCTGCGCAACGTGGCCATCACCCAGCCCTATTTCCACTCGGGCAAGGTGTGGAAACTGCGCGACGCGGTGGCGATCATGGGTTCGGCGCAGCTCGGCATCCAGCTGAGTGAGGATGAAACCTCGGCGATCACGACATTTCTCGCGACCCTGACCGGCGAGCAGCCCCAGATCATGCATCCGGTGCTGCCGCCCAGCACGGAGCAAACGCCCAGGCCGGTCCTCGATTAA
- the nrfD gene encoding NrfD/PsrC family molybdoenzyme membrane anchor subunit, whose protein sequence is MVEQIAMHVHGEAWTIKELFVLPNEYIYWSIQIVMYPFMTGLVAGAFVLSSLYHVFGVTRLKEIARFSLVFSFALLPVAMMPLMLHLQQPQRGIHVMMTPHFTSAIAAFGIVFTTYASIVASELWFVYRKHFVLTVQELSAKTNLGGGEKLRLLFFKALTLGATDISHEALEKDHKAVKFLATLGIPVACFLHGYAGFIFGSVKANALWMTPLMPVIFICSAVVSGIALCILCYVVTQEIRKFMAKRKMARWSKDPKAPSFEQLRGAEEQEVSMVSNYLLYFMIAAVTLEILDLIFRGYTQVKSWDILRVVIMERDFVAIFILQYLIGNILPFLLMVLPGRTVKRTTLACVLVLFGVFMMRWNVVIGGQAFSLSFAGFMHYHLPIIPHDAETFKEGLFGALLVIATPFVLFYGINKIMPAFLEEERAH, encoded by the coding sequence ATGGTTGAACAGATCGCGATGCACGTCCACGGCGAGGCCTGGACGATCAAGGAACTCTTCGTGCTGCCCAACGAGTACATCTACTGGTCGATCCAGATCGTCATGTATCCCTTCATGACCGGCCTGGTGGCGGGGGCCTTCGTGCTTTCCTCGCTCTACCACGTCTTCGGCGTCACCCGCCTCAAGGAGATCGCCCGCTTCTCCCTGGTGTTTTCCTTTGCCCTGCTGCCCGTGGCGATGATGCCGCTGATGCTGCATTTGCAACAGCCGCAACGGGGCATCCACGTCATGATGACGCCCCATTTCACCTCGGCCATCGCCGCCTTCGGCATCGTTTTCACCACCTATGCCTCCATCGTGGCGAGCGAGCTGTGGTTCGTCTACCGCAAGCATTTCGTGCTGACCGTGCAGGAGCTTTCGGCCAAGACCAACCTCGGCGGCGGCGAAAAATTGCGGCTTCTGTTCTTCAAGGCGCTGACCCTGGGCGCCACGGACATCAGCCACGAGGCCTTGGAAAAAGACCACAAGGCGGTGAAATTCCTCGCCACCCTGGGGATTCCCGTCGCCTGCTTCCTGCACGGTTACGCGGGCTTCATCTTCGGCTCGGTCAAGGCCAACGCCCTGTGGATGACGCCGCTCATGCCCGTCATCTTCATCTGCTCGGCGGTGGTCTCGGGCATCGCCCTGTGCATTCTGTGCTACGTGGTGACCCAGGAAATCCGCAAGTTCATGGCCAAGCGCAAAATGGCGCGCTGGAGCAAGGATCCCAAGGCGCCGAGCTTCGAGCAGCTGCGCGGCGCCGAGGAGCAGGAAGTCTCCATGGTGTCCAACTATCTGCTCTACTTCATGATCGCCGCGGTCACCCTGGAGATTCTCGACCTGATCTTCCGCGGCTACACCCAGGTCAAGTCCTGGGACATCCTGCGCGTGGTCATCATGGAGCGCGACTTCGTCGCGATCTTCATCCTCCAGTACCTCATCGGCAACATCCTGCCCTTCCTGCTCATGGTGCTGCCCGGACGCACGGTGAAGCGCACCACCCTGGCCTGCGTGCTGGTGCTGTTCGGGGTGTTCATGATGCGCTGGAACGTGGTCATCGGCGGCCAGGCGTTTTCCTTGAGCTTCGCCGGCTTCATGCACTACCATCTGCCGATCATTCCCCATGACGCCGAAACCTTCAAGGAAGGCCTGTTCGGCGCGCTGCTGGTGATCGCCACGCCCTTCGTGCTGTTCTACGGCATCAATAAAATCATGCCGGCCTTCCTCGAGGAAGAGCGGGCCCACTGA
- a CDS encoding YtxH domain-containing protein, translating to MTERGRNTLLGALLLLAGGTVGAAAALLYAPQSGRRTRRQVSRNLERVRVQAEKGVHDAATHLQELIEDVSDQTGRLVGRGEELAEETRRRLLRQLERGEKALARRRRQLSRWVD from the coding sequence ATGACGGAGCGAGGCCGCAACACATTGCTGGGTGCCCTGTTGCTTTTGGCGGGAGGTACGGTCGGCGCGGCGGCGGCTCTGCTTTATGCGCCCCAGTCGGGTCGGCGCACCCGCCGCCAGGTGAGCCGCAACCTTGAGCGGGTGCGCGTCCAGGCGGAAAAGGGGGTGCATGACGCGGCCACGCACCTGCAGGAACTCATCGAAGACGTCAGCGACCAAACCGGACGGCTGGTGGGCCGGGGCGAGGAACTGGCCGAGGAGACGCGCCGCCGCCTGCTGAGGCAGTTGGAGCGGGGCGAAAAAGCGCTGGCGCGGCGCCGTCGCCAGCTCAGCCGGTGGGTGGATTGA
- a CDS encoding 4Fe-4S dicluster domain-containing protein: NHCLTPPCTQVCPVGATYKTDDGVVLVDNSWCIGCGYCVMACPYGARFFHPINKVADKCTFCYHRITKGLETACVNACPFDARRMCNIRDINDPVTQIILNDRVGVLKDEFGTKPQAFYIGLASEVR; the protein is encoded by the coding sequence CAACCACTGCCTGACCCCGCCCTGCACCCAGGTGTGCCCGGTGGGCGCCACCTACAAGACCGACGACGGCGTGGTGCTGGTGGACAATTCCTGGTGCATCGGCTGCGGCTACTGCGTCATGGCCTGCCCCTACGGCGCGCGGTTCTTCCACCCCATCAACAAGGTGGCCGACAAGTGCACCTTCTGCTATCACCGCATCACCAAGGGGCTGGAAACGGCCTGCGTCAACGCCTGTCCCTTCGACGCGCGGCGCATGTGCAACATTCGCGACATCAACGACCCGGTCACCCAGATCATCCTCAACGACCGCGTCGGCGTCCTCAAGGACGAATTCGGAACCAAACCCCAGGCCTTCTACATCGGCCTTGCCTCGGAGGTGCGTTAA
- a CDS encoding cytochrome c3 family protein, whose translation MKSLTDIVTAFAKGITHSRVSLLGAMIVTVVFPFLLGAILYDIIWHITNTYVAAFIYMMLGPAFIGGLIMVFLGLFFFKGKEEVRLFTLEYLRDYFTDPSKFNKLRKLVFFAVFLTCVNIFIMGLLAYRGYHYMESNAFCGQFCHTVMIPEYTAYQNSPHSRVGCVDCHIGSGADWFVKSKISGARQLLAVALDTYPRPIQVPVHGLRPASDTCEECHRPEKFSGNRLAVIDKFEEDEANTHVKNVLLMKIGSAGDRTTSPHGIHWHVAKENRITYKSAGWDRTVIPEVTMHRADGTKIVYRTPDAEEVLAAAGNDVHERTMDCIDCHNRPTHIYLPADKAIDRKILEGHIPQELPYIKKKAMEVVQGDFASHAEARSAIATELNTWYKKNYPDLIAANPALLERAIAGVQAAYVENVFPDMNLGWGTYTNHIAHTEDFDFTVGCLRCHNDMHEAETGEVISMDCNTCHTVLAEGEHKPEVLRKLGFY comes from the coding sequence ATGAAAAGCTTGACCGACATCGTCACCGCATTTGCCAAGGGCATCACCCACAGTCGGGTTTCGCTGCTCGGCGCCATGATCGTCACCGTGGTGTTTCCATTTCTTCTGGGCGCCATCCTCTACGACATCATCTGGCACATCACCAACACCTATGTCGCCGCCTTCATCTACATGATGCTCGGCCCGGCCTTCATCGGCGGCCTGATCATGGTGTTCCTGGGGCTGTTTTTCTTCAAGGGCAAGGAGGAGGTGCGCCTCTTCACCCTGGAATACCTGCGCGACTACTTCACCGACCCCAGCAAGTTCAACAAGCTGCGCAAGCTGGTGTTCTTCGCCGTGTTCCTCACCTGCGTCAACATCTTCATCATGGGCCTGCTCGCCTATCGCGGCTACCACTACATGGAGTCCAACGCCTTCTGCGGCCAGTTCTGCCACACGGTGATGATTCCCGAGTACACCGCCTACCAGAACTCGCCTCATTCGCGCGTGGGCTGCGTCGATTGCCATATCGGCTCGGGCGCCGACTGGTTCGTCAAATCCAAGATCTCGGGCGCCCGCCAGCTGCTGGCCGTGGCCCTCGACACCTATCCGCGCCCCATCCAGGTGCCGGTGCACGGCCTGCGCCCGGCCAGCGACACCTGCGAGGAATGTCACCGTCCCGAGAAGTTTTCCGGCAACCGCCTGGCGGTCATCGACAAGTTCGAGGAAGATGAGGCCAACACCCACGTCAAGAACGTTCTGCTGATGAAGATCGGCTCGGCGGGCGACCGCACCACCAGCCCCCACGGCATCCACTGGCACGTCGCCAAGGAAAACCGCATCACCTATAAGTCGGCCGGCTGGGATCGTACCGTGATTCCCGAGGTCACCATGCACCGCGCCGACGGCACCAAGATCGTGTACCGCACGCCCGACGCCGAGGAAGTGCTCGCCGCCGCCGGCAACGACGTGCACGAGCGCACCATGGACTGCATCGACTGCCACAACCGTCCGACCCACATCTACCTGCCGGCGGACAAGGCCATCGACCGCAAGATCCTCGAGGGCCATATCCCCCAGGAACTGCCCTACATCAAGAAAAAGGCCATGGAGGTGGTGCAGGGTGATTTCGCCAGCCATGCCGAGGCGCGCAGCGCCATCGCCACGGAGCTCAACACCTGGTACAAGAAAAACTACCCCGACCTGATCGCCGCCAACCCCGCCCTGCTGGAGCGGGCCATCGCCGGCGTGCAGGCCGCCTATGTGGAAAACGTGTTTCCCGACATGAACCTGGGCTGGGGCACCTACACCAACCACATCGCCCATACCGAGGATTTTGATTTCACCGTGGGCTGCCTGCGCTGCCACAACGACATGCACGAGGCTGAAACCGGCGAAGTCATCTCCATGGATTGCAACACCTGCCACACCGTGCTGGCCGAGGGCGAGCACAAGCCCGAAGTCTTGCGCAAGCTCGGCTTCTATTGA
- a CDS encoding mechanosensitive ion channel family protein, which yields MVGVAETFSKGRRLALAALLLGLSLLAAGTAAAQDFPGLSQVPGLAAEVASQAVQAEAQLPALLDTSWFESQLEQSEARLRQVDQRIAQYGEPATWNIDRLLDTRALLQEERTRLERVLQTLSTRQGEGETLRRRWEERRDFWRQWEKQLAKESATLPQETFAQTKETIVRILREADAANAPLVVFQEELTRLLNRNLAHLTRVDGALRELRAQTFQRTGHPLFSLDFFRQFSEGTMAEVHSGLREALRVDPQILRDQGWLLFTQILVVFATAIFILRHRRTAEGTPEWRFILDHPWATGIFTSLSALAPLYATPPALWRLMLWVLLAFSAAVLISALVRNPLKRFTVYLLATVLITSMAFQLILLPAPLMRLFLAGVALVGMPLGLLLARYNIARHEGKVNVFSLGLRLGAFVCLLSFLAQAAGYSTLAAHLLDASIKSVFIGIFAVMAVRLGQGGIDFLREQPLLQKRVFVQRFGAEVAQRLKTLLKIIVWIGALYNFLSVWGIYDSFGEAWAGLTGFGISVGQVHLTLAMLMLALLVIYLSIQVSWVLRGVLDTQVFPHSSLDRGVSDAIKKLLHYFLVFIGFLLAMSLAGLEMRNFAVLAGAFGIGIGFGLQNIVNNFVSGLILLFERPVKVGDTVVVGTEWGRVAKIGLRSTLIETFDNSELIVPNSQLIAEKVTNWTLTTTRARVILPVGVAYGSDVEQVMEILKEAGEKHSLVLEEPAPSALFMGFGDSSLDFELRCYIGDVSKRLGVRSDLGRYVDRRFREENIEIPFPQRDLHLRSVDGAVLGQARDKSAALAADAAPPSSINPPTG from the coding sequence ATGGTTGGTGTCGCGGAAACGTTCAGCAAGGGGCGTCGTCTTGCCTTGGCGGCGCTGTTGCTGGGACTCTCGCTTCTGGCGGCGGGAACGGCCGCCGCCCAGGATTTTCCCGGCTTGTCCCAGGTGCCGGGGCTGGCGGCCGAGGTGGCCTCGCAGGCGGTGCAGGCCGAGGCCCAGTTGCCGGCGCTCCTCGATACCTCCTGGTTTGAAAGCCAGCTCGAACAGTCCGAGGCGCGCTTGCGCCAGGTCGATCAGCGCATCGCGCAGTACGGCGAGCCCGCCACCTGGAACATCGACCGGCTGCTCGATACCCGGGCCCTGCTGCAGGAGGAGCGCACCCGCCTGGAGCGCGTGCTGCAGACCCTCTCGACGCGCCAGGGCGAAGGCGAGACCCTGCGGCGGCGCTGGGAGGAGCGGCGCGATTTCTGGCGCCAGTGGGAGAAGCAACTGGCCAAGGAGAGCGCCACCCTGCCCCAGGAAACCTTCGCCCAGACAAAGGAGACCATCGTTCGCATCCTGCGCGAAGCCGACGCCGCCAACGCGCCCCTGGTGGTGTTCCAGGAGGAGCTGACGCGCCTGCTCAATCGCAACCTCGCCCATCTCACCCGCGTCGATGGGGCGCTGCGCGAGTTGCGCGCCCAGACCTTCCAGCGCACCGGTCACCCCCTGTTCAGTCTCGATTTCTTCCGGCAGTTTTCCGAGGGAACGATGGCGGAAGTGCACAGCGGGCTGCGCGAGGCCCTGCGCGTCGATCCGCAAATTTTGCGGGACCAAGGCTGGCTGCTCTTCACCCAGATTCTCGTGGTGTTCGCCACCGCCATCTTCATTCTGCGTCATCGGCGCACGGCGGAAGGCACGCCCGAGTGGCGCTTCATCCTCGACCATCCCTGGGCGACAGGGATTTTCACCTCCCTGTCGGCCCTGGCGCCGCTCTATGCCACGCCCCCCGCCCTGTGGCGGCTGATGCTCTGGGTGCTGCTGGCCTTTTCCGCGGCGGTGCTCATTTCCGCCCTAGTGCGCAACCCCCTCAAGCGCTTCACCGTATATCTGCTCGCCACGGTGCTGATCACCTCCATGGCGTTCCAGCTGATTCTGCTGCCGGCGCCGCTGATGCGCCTGTTTCTGGCGGGGGTCGCCTTGGTCGGCATGCCCTTGGGACTGTTGCTGGCGCGCTACAACATTGCCCGTCATGAAGGCAAGGTGAATGTCTTTTCGCTGGGTCTGCGCCTGGGCGCGTTCGTCTGTTTGCTCTCCTTTCTGGCCCAGGCCGCCGGCTACAGCACCCTGGCCGCCCATCTTCTCGATGCCTCCATCAAATCGGTGTTCATCGGCATCTTCGCGGTCATGGCGGTGCGCCTCGGGCAGGGCGGCATCGATTTTCTGCGCGAACAGCCGCTGCTGCAGAAGCGCGTGTTCGTTCAACGCTTCGGCGCCGAGGTGGCGCAGCGCCTGAAAACCCTGCTGAAAATCATCGTGTGGATCGGCGCGCTGTACAACTTTCTGTCCGTCTGGGGTATTTACGACAGCTTCGGCGAGGCCTGGGCGGGACTCACGGGCTTCGGCATCAGCGTCGGGCAGGTGCATCTGACCCTGGCCATGCTGATGCTCGCGCTGCTGGTCATCTATCTGTCCATCCAGGTGTCCTGGGTGCTGCGCGGGGTTCTCGACACCCAGGTTTTTCCCCACAGCAGCCTGGATCGCGGGGTGAGCGACGCCATCAAGAAGCTGCTCCACTATTTTCTGGTGTTCATCGGCTTTCTGCTGGCCATGAGCCTGGCGGGTCTTGAAATGCGCAACTTCGCCGTGCTCGCCGGCGCCTTCGGCATCGGGATCGGCTTTGGCCTGCAGAACATCGTCAACAATTTCGTCAGCGGCCTGATCCTGCTCTTCGAGCGGCCGGTCAAGGTGGGCGACACGGTGGTGGTGGGAACCGAATGGGGGAGGGTGGCCAAGATCGGCCTGCGCTCGACGCTGATCGAAACCTTCGACAATTCCGAGCTGATCGTGCCCAACTCGCAGCTCATCGCCGAGAAGGTGACCAACTGGACGCTGACCACCACCCGCGCGCGGGTCATCCTGCCGGTTGGCGTGGCCTACGGCAGCGACGTCGAACAGGTGATGGAAATTCTCAAGGAGGCGGGGGAAAAGCACTCCCTAGTGCTCGAGGAACCCGCGCCTTCGGCTCTTTTCATGGGTTTCGGCGACAGCTCCCTGGATTTCGAGCTGCGCTGCTACATCGGCGATGTCTCCAAGCGCCTTGGGGTGCGCAGCGATCTGGGGCGCTACGTCGATCGGCGCTTTCGCGAGGAGAATATCGAGATTCCCTTCCCGCAGCGCGATCTGCACCTGCGTTCCGTGGACGGCGCGGTGCTCGGCCAGGCGCGGGACAAAAGCGCGGCGCTCGCCGCGGACGCGGCGCCGCCGTCGAGCATCAATCCACCCACCGGCTGA